A portion of the Edaphobacter lichenicola genome contains these proteins:
- a CDS encoding voltage-gated chloride channel family protein, with amino-acid sequence MSKNTLRTFFPEQTRLLLDLIRWVPLCALVGIMAGSASALLLASLTFATNVREAHRWIILLLAPAGWIVGLLYKHFGSSVEAGNNLILEETHDPRAVIPIRMTPLILLGTFITHLFGGSAGREGTAIQTGASLADQLTRPFRLNARDRRIVLMAGISAGFGSVFGTPLAGAVFGLEVLAIGRLSYDAIAPCFLASFVGDLVLHAWGVKHTLYPVSFVPALSVGGLLSAMVAGVVFGLVAMAFAKTTHTVSHVARRFISHSELRPVVGGLLVTAAVFALGTTKYIGLGIPTIVDSFKSLVAPWDFVGKFLFTSVTLGTGFKGGEVTPLFYIGSTLGNALSRILPLPPALLAAMGFVGVFAGAANTPIASTLMAVELFGPEAGAYAAIASVVSYLCSGHSGIYHAQRIGKSKHVAASAEEGMSLALVTRVRATASDDLLHNLNQFGYYEGIDMNHLTVLRLYFSASEMRRADSWWKRISPEGLGGYLLRQAKEHGIEQALLHRVIGGFLKNQDLAMDTGEIPPVHLPQCLELVGEEEDLQSFLKHNRDHLAKVRIIFLRGEEAKYEAAIEREELETALDIEGAEEFRSSSED; translated from the coding sequence TTGTCCAAAAACACGCTTCGTACATTCTTTCCAGAACAGACTCGCCTGCTGCTCGATCTCATTCGTTGGGTGCCTCTGTGTGCGCTCGTTGGGATCATGGCTGGCTCTGCGTCTGCGTTGCTGCTGGCTTCACTTACGTTTGCGACGAACGTTCGTGAGGCACACAGGTGGATCATTCTTCTGCTCGCGCCCGCGGGCTGGATTGTTGGGTTGCTCTATAAACACTTTGGTAGCTCGGTTGAAGCGGGCAACAATCTGATCCTTGAAGAGACTCACGATCCTCGCGCTGTGATTCCGATTCGGATGACGCCGCTGATTCTGCTTGGGACGTTTATCACTCATCTCTTTGGAGGATCTGCGGGGCGTGAGGGCACGGCGATCCAAACGGGAGCGTCGCTTGCGGATCAGCTTACGCGCCCGTTCCGGCTGAATGCTCGCGATCGCCGCATCGTGTTGATGGCTGGCATCAGTGCTGGGTTTGGCTCGGTCTTCGGCACACCGCTGGCGGGTGCGGTGTTTGGCCTGGAAGTTCTGGCGATCGGGAGGTTGAGCTATGACGCGATTGCACCCTGCTTTCTTGCGTCGTTCGTGGGGGATCTCGTTCTGCATGCGTGGGGGGTGAAACACACACTTTATCCTGTGTCCTTCGTCCCTGCGCTCAGCGTGGGTGGTTTGCTCTCTGCAATGGTGGCTGGGGTAGTGTTCGGCTTGGTTGCGATGGCCTTTGCCAAGACGACGCATACGGTTTCGCACGTTGCGCGGAGGTTCATCTCGCACTCGGAGCTTCGTCCCGTGGTGGGGGGCCTTCTCGTTACCGCGGCTGTCTTCGCTTTGGGCACGACGAAGTACATTGGTCTTGGAATTCCGACGATCGTTGATTCGTTTAAATCTTTGGTGGCGCCGTGGGATTTCGTTGGCAAGTTTCTCTTCACTTCGGTCACGCTGGGGACTGGCTTCAAGGGCGGAGAGGTTACGCCGCTTTTCTACATCGGCTCTACTCTGGGCAATGCGCTCTCGCGGATACTGCCGTTGCCGCCGGCGTTGCTTGCCGCGATGGGCTTTGTTGGAGTCTTCGCTGGTGCAGCCAATACGCCGATTGCATCAACTTTGATGGCGGTTGAACTCTTTGGGCCGGAGGCGGGAGCTTATGCGGCCATTGCTTCGGTGGTCAGCTATCTGTGTTCGGGGCACTCGGGCATCTATCACGCGCAACGCATTGGTAAGAGCAAACATGTTGCAGCTTCCGCTGAGGAAGGTATGTCACTCGCTCTGGTGACCAGGGTTCGTGCGACGGCATCGGACGACCTGCTGCATAACCTCAATCAGTTTGGGTACTACGAAGGGATCGATATGAATCATCTGACTGTTCTTCGTCTTTATTTTTCCGCGTCCGAGATGCGTCGCGCCGACTCGTGGTGGAAACGCATCTCGCCTGAAGGCCTGGGTGGGTATCTTCTTCGTCAGGCAAAAGAGCATGGCATTGAGCAGGCGCTGCTCCATCGCGTTATCGGTGGCTTTCTCAAGAATCAGGATCTTGCTATGGATACTGGTGAGATACCGCCTGTTCATCTTCCGCAATGCCTTGAGCTGGTTGGTGAAGAGGAGGATCTGCAATCGTTCTTAAAGCACAACCGTGATCATCTGGCGAAGGTGCGGATCATCTTTCTTCGCGGAGAAGAGGCGAAGTATGAAGCGGCGATCGAACGCGAGGAGTTGGAGACGGCGCTCGATATCGAAGGCGCAGAGGAGTTTCGGTCTTCCTCTGAAGACTAA
- a CDS encoding HPF/RaiA family ribosome-associated protein, with translation MQIQISSDKNISMHNKLSNLIQSDLNRILNRFKDQLTRVEVHLSDENGDKSGAQDKRCRLEVRHKRHQALAVTNDSSDIPSAVTGAASKMQRLLISTFGRIQDRNRSLTTRASGEGQNLVLKSEGI, from the coding sequence ATGCAGATTCAGATCAGCAGCGATAAGAACATCTCCATGCACAACAAACTCTCCAACTTGATTCAATCCGATCTCAACCGGATTCTGAACCGATTTAAAGACCAACTCACTCGCGTTGAAGTTCATCTCAGCGACGAAAACGGAGATAAGTCCGGAGCGCAGGACAAACGCTGTCGTCTCGAAGTCCGCCACAAACGCCACCAGGCGCTTGCCGTCACCAACGACTCCTCCGACATACCATCCGCAGTCACCGGAGCCGCCTCAAAGATGCAGCGTCTGCTCATCAGCACGTTCGGCCGCATTCAGGACCGGAACAGATCCCTGACCACCAGAGCCAGCGGAGAAGGTCAGAACCTGGTTCTCAAATCCGAGGGCATTTAA
- a CDS encoding alginate lyase family protein: MATSRRTFCSQSAALLIAPRVLLGQTQTQSNAQTQLPARPTARLDVAAIDHDRILRLANSYLTLPVVPLTTLLCPRSPGTAHDYYSEAEDYFADPANPGGPYVQHTDGAPNPDAFIAHRDALLDLSLYVPAFAAAFLLTNDPRYAERAVAHLRAWFIDPATSMTPSILYGQTIPPAKTGRLEGVIEAVHLAEVVQSIPFLTKSEALTDADLTILTKWFTDYFDWLNTSRLAGLARDNKSHHGTSWLLQAAAIAHLTEIKDDRPLTTLRHQYKTSTIRAQIVADGTFPHELNTPNPYRNTLFNLDMLAGICLLLTSRFESAWDYELQDGPGMRTVVARLFPYILNRGSWPFRADAAYFTALPIRPPSLLFAARAYDRPEYASLWKTLPPDTTYFELQRTFPIRQPLLWVTRPRP; this comes from the coding sequence ATGGCCACTAGCCGCCGCACCTTTTGTTCCCAATCCGCTGCCCTTCTCATCGCCCCTCGCGTGCTCTTGGGACAAACCCAGACTCAATCCAACGCACAGACTCAGCTACCGGCCAGACCGACTGCTCGCCTGGATGTCGCTGCGATCGACCACGACCGCATTCTTCGTTTGGCCAACAGCTACCTTACTCTGCCGGTCGTTCCTCTCACCACCCTCCTTTGCCCGCGCAGCCCTGGGACTGCTCACGACTACTACTCCGAGGCTGAAGACTACTTCGCCGATCCAGCAAACCCCGGCGGTCCTTACGTTCAGCACACCGATGGTGCTCCAAATCCTGATGCCTTTATTGCTCATCGTGACGCGCTTCTCGACCTCAGCCTCTACGTCCCGGCCTTTGCCGCTGCCTTCCTTCTCACCAACGATCCCCGCTACGCCGAGCGAGCTGTCGCACACCTTCGTGCCTGGTTCATCGACCCAGCCACCAGCATGACGCCCAGCATCCTCTACGGCCAGACCATTCCGCCTGCAAAGACCGGACGATTGGAAGGTGTCATCGAAGCAGTGCACCTGGCTGAGGTGGTTCAATCGATTCCATTTCTCACGAAGTCCGAAGCTCTCACCGATGCTGACCTGACCATCCTCACCAAGTGGTTTACTGACTACTTCGACTGGCTCAACACCTCGCGGCTCGCGGGGCTCGCTCGCGACAACAAGAGCCATCACGGTACCTCGTGGCTTCTTCAGGCTGCCGCCATCGCCCACCTTACGGAGATCAAGGACGACCGGCCACTCACCACGCTGCGTCACCAGTACAAGACCTCCACCATCCGCGCCCAGATCGTTGCTGACGGCACCTTCCCCCACGAGCTCAACACGCCAAATCCCTACCGGAATACCCTCTTCAACCTGGATATGCTCGCGGGCATTTGTCTCCTGCTTACCAGCCGCTTCGAGAGTGCTTGGGACTACGAACTGCAGGACGGTCCGGGCATGCGTACAGTCGTCGCTCGTCTGTTTCCTTACATTCTTAACCGTGGCTCGTGGCCGTTCCGCGCGGATGCGGCCTATTTCACTGCGCTTCCCATCCGTCCGCCGAGCCTTCTCTTCGCCGCCCGGGCGTACGACCGGCCCGAGTACGCCTCTCTGTGGAAGACTCTGCCACCAGACACTACCTACTTCGAATTACAGCGCACCTTTCCCATTCGGCAGCCGCTGCTGTGGGTGACCCGACCTCGACCTTAA